In Spirosoma sp. KUDC1026, the sequence GGGCGTAGACTTCATCGCCAACCTTGAATTTCTTCACTCGGCTTCCCACCTGCGTAACGACCCCCGCTACGTCGTGGCCCATGATCAGGGGGAGTTTGTAGGGTAGAATTAGCTTGAACTCGCCGGCTTTTACTTTGGTGTCCAGTAGATTCAGCCCGGCCGCATGAATGTCCACCAGCACGTCTGTATCGTTGACCCCGGGTTCGGGTACGTCCGTGAGCTGCATGACTCCCGCTTTATCGTATTTGTTAATCAGGAATGCTTTCATAGTGATTGATTTTTTGTGAGGATTTGTTTCGGTCCTTCTGGTTAGGGGTTTGACCGGATCAGGCTGCGTAAAAAGTCAGTGCGCGTTTTACAAAATCATCGTGATACTGAAAAATAGCGCCGTGGGCGGAATTCTCGTAGATGTGCAACTGCGCGTTGGGGAGCCGTTTGGCCAGATCGTAGGAGTTGGACGTGGGCACCATCCGGTCGTGGTCGCCATTGATCACCAGCACGGGCAGCGTGAATCCCGACAGATCGGCGGGTGACTCATGTCCCCATACCTTAATGGCGTGGAGTTGAGCCTGTAAATTACTAAGTCCGACCTCTTTATCCCGGTTTTCGGTCCGCTCCTTCAGGCGATCCAGGAACAGACGCGCGGCCTGTTTACCGGAGTCGGTCGAGTTGAAAAACAGGTAATATTTAGGGTCAACGAACGTAAATAATGCTTTGGCCATGTCCAGGTACGTAAGCCCGACGACATCGCTGATGCCTTCGCCCCCCGTGGACCCGTGCCGGCCAGAATCAGTTTCCGCACCAGAGTAGGTTCAAGCGCCATCAGTTCCTGCGTGATAAAACCACCCATCGAGAAGGCCAGAATATCTACTTTTTCGTAGCCCAGCGCCTTGATAAATGCCAGTCCGTCTTTCGCCATATCGGCAATGGATTCGGCATCGTCGCCCGACGAAGCACCTACGCCCCGATAATCGAATGAAATGATTTCGTGCCGGGTGGCCAGCGCATCCATAATGCTGGGGTCGGCATTGTCCAGATTGGCCGTCAAATGACCGAAATAAATGATCGGAACCGTCTGTTTCTGACCAAGCCGGCGATAAGCGAACGTGATGCCGTTGGCAGCGGTGATGAACTCGGTGGGTACCGTGGCATAGGTTGACTGGTGGGTTGTCATGACCGTGCTTAGTAAATTCTAATTGTAGAAAATGGCTGGCAGACCGTGCTCAATGGCTATTGGCTGAAAGCGACTCAGCTAACTGATGAAATCGTTTGGCATCGCCAACCGGCACCTCAAACTGGTCGGTGGCCAGCGCCAGAAACAGTTCGTCGGCTACTTCCGACGCTGGAATGCCCTTGGCGCCCCCTATCTCGGCCGAAAATTCCGTATTAACCAGGGGCGGATATAATTCGTAGATGTTCAGTTTATCGTTGTCGGCAAACGTATCGCGCAAGCCCTGGGTGTAGCTGTGCAGAGCGGCCTTACTGGCCGAGTACGTCGGCAGGTATTTGTTACCCCGGAAAACCGCAATAGACGTTACGTTGACGATGGCCGCATCGTCCTGTATTAGTAACAGGGGCAGTAGTTTCGACGTAAAATCAACGATACTCAAATAATTCGTATTGATCTCCTGGTAGGCTTTCTCGGCCGTGTTATTGGCGCTGTCGCTCAGGTTGTTCATAAACGCAGCCCCCGCATTGTTGACAACGATATTGACGTCCGGATGCTGTTCTGCCAGTTCACGGGCGATCCGAATCCGGTCCGCTTCCAGCGACAGATCGCCCTGAATGGCTACCGCATTCTCCAGTTCGCCCAGAGCTTTTTGCAGCCGTTCGGCACTGCGTCCGTTGATGATGATCTTGTTGCCCGCTGCGCTCAGTTTTTTGGCAATCGCTAGCCCAATGCCTGCGCTACCTCCGCTAATAAATACGGCATTTCCTGTTGTTTTCATGATTTTTGATTCTTAAAAATGTGGTTTAATCAATAGTTGGGTAATCATTGTGTGTAATTCTCTTAGCTCATTTTATACCTTTTGGTCTATTTTTTGACAAAAAAAATTAAGGCTTGTATTGGGCCAGTTCCGATTTCAGGCTTTTAATCAATGTTTGCATCGGCCCTACGGAGTCCAGGATTCTGCACATGATGAGCCCGCCCTCTACCGCAGCCACGAGTTTAAAGGCAAAGGCCTTCGGGTCCAGATTGGTCGGGAATTCGCCGTTTTGAATACCGGCTTCCAGCACCTGCGTAAGCTCCTGCTGACCGATTCTGATCAAAGAGGCCACCTTTTGTTTGATAATCGGGTAGCTGTCATCAGCTTCGACAGCCGTATTAAAAATAGGGCACCCACCTGGAATAAAGGTCTGGATTGGATCTTTGTAAAAATCCAGAAAGGCAAACACCTTCGCTTTTGCCGTTTTGGCGTTGTAAATAGCCTGGCGCATTCGGTCGGTAGTTTTACGCAGTGCCAAATCGATGACCTGCTCAGAGAGATCTTCTTTGCTCTGGAAATGCCCATATAGGCAGCCTTTCGTCAGCTTTGTAGCAGCAAGCACATCGTCTATGCTTACTCCAGCGATTCCCTTTGTATTATACAGGGGAACTGCCGTTTCCAGAATAAACTGCTTTGTTCTTTCGGCTTTCGTCAGCATGGTATCGATCATTAATCAGTCCGTAAATATACCAAAAAGTATATTTCACAAACAACAAACTCATTGATCTTTTTTACATGCTACTCTCCTTACATCAATTACGGTTGCTTACCGATTACCATAAATAGCTTTTTTTATACTCTCAACTCTCAAGCGATATATACGTTGCTTTTGTCCGCCATTTGATTGTTTATAACCGCTCTTAGTGAGAATCGTCCGGATCATCGAAGCGGAACGAATTGCTGACGCATTTTCTTCGTTTCTTCCGCTAATCCTGTTTTCTTCGCTCTTTCATTCTTTCGCTCTTTACTTATGCCTCTTGATCCTGAACTCAAAAAAGCCATTGTCCGGATGCCGGTTGGGGAGAAAGATAAACTCCTTCTGCGTCTGGTTGCCAAAGATGCGACGCTCACCGAAAAGCTTCAGTTCGAGCTGGTAGAAGAAGGAAACACCGTTGAAGAACGGCGCGAACTGATCCGGCAGTTTATCCGTCGGACGGCGAACCTGGGGCAGGATTCGGCCGGCTGGGTCATGATGGACATGCGGACTGTCAGCGGCTACATCACGCGCCACTTGAAAGTGACGAAGGATAAATACGGCGAGGTGGAGTTGATGTTGCTCATGCTCAATACGTTCTACGAACATAACGCTCATCTGCTTCAGAAATACAACTCCCGCACCGACAAAGCCGCCGAATACATCGCCAAGCGTGCGGAGCAGGTGCTGAAAAAAGCGGAGAAGCTTGATCCCGACTACTACATCGAGTTTTCCGATGGAATCAATAAGCTGCTGGGCTGGGTTCATTACGCTGCGCCATCGCAGTACGCCCGCCAGCTCGGCTTGCCGAAAGAGTGGCGGATGTAAAACTATTCCATTGTTGACTCACAGCTAGTTAATTTCTGTTTGCTCTTCCCCTAGCGCACAAGCCTTCTGTTTTGGTAAACCCAATGCATCCTAGTCGGTTATGTAGTACATAAATAGTACTATTTACATACTCACCGGATGAAACAGACTATCCTTATTACCGGCGGCACGGGCCTTATTGGCCGTCGTCTGACAGAGTTATTACAGCAACAGGGGTACCAGATCAGTTACCTCAGCCGGTCAACGAAATCAATTCCGGGGGTTAACGTCTATCAATGGGACGTCAAGAAAGGTCATCTCGATCCGCAGGCAATCATGACGGCCGATCATATCATTCATCTGGCCGGGGCGGGTGTGGCTGATGAGAGATGGACCGATGACCGGAAAGAAGAAATTCTCAATAGCCGGACGCAATCCACAGCGTTGCTGGCGCAGGCGCTGGCCAAAAATCCGCATAAAGTGAAATCGTTCATTGGCTCCTCGGCCATTGGCTATTACGGCAGTGATACCGGCGACCGTCCCTTGAACGAAACCAGCTCCGGTGGTTCTGATTTTCTGGCGCAGGTCACCCGTGCCTGGGAGCGCTCCGAAGATCAGGTAGCTGCCCTCGGCATCCGGACGGTGAAGCTGCGGATTGGCGTCGTATTGGCGCAGGACGGCGGGGCTCTGCCTAAACTGGCACAACCAATCCGGCTGGGTGCTGGCGCTCCGCTGGCTTCCGGGCAACAGTATATTTCCTGGATTCACCTCGACGACCTATGCCGACTCTTTATCCAGGCTGTTGAGGACGAGTCGTGGCAGGGGGTTTATAACGCCGTAGCACCGGGTCCAGTAACGAACGAAACGCTAACTCGCGACATCGCCAAAGTTCTGCGTCGCCCACTAATTCTACCCAATATTCCGGCGTTCGCGATCAAACTGATGTTCGGTGAAATGGCGACGACCGTCACGGGCGGGAACTACGTTCTCAACAAACGTATCACCGACGAAACGAGCTTCCAGTATCAATACGCAGATCTGAACCGGGCGTTGGAAAATCTGCTGAAGTCGTAATTCGGGGAAGTATTCAGGACGTTTCTTTGTTCTTTTGGTACCATGACCGACTATCTGAAAGACGCCCTGCGCAAGGCCGCCCTGTTCTGCGCCTATCAGGAACGCACGCAGCAGGAAGTTCGCGACCGCCTGAAAGATTGGGGTGTATTAGGAGATGATGCGGAGGAGGTGATTGCCGAACTCATTCAGCAGAACTACCTGAATGAAGAGCGTTTTGCCAAAAGTTTTGCCGGAGGAAAATTTCGTGTTAAAAGCTGGGGAAAACGGAAAATCAAGCAACATCTACAGCAACGCGGCATCACGGGTTATAACCTCGACCAGGCTATGAAGGAGATTGCTCCCGACGATTACCAGACCACGCTGACCGAACTGCTCGACAAAAAACGCCGGAGCCTGCGCGACGACAATCCACTGGTGATCAAGCAAAAACTCGTGCGGTATGCGCTCAGCAAAGGGTATGAATCAGACCTGATCTTCTCGGTCTTGGGCAGCGAAGAGTCCGGCTTCTGAAAACTGCCCATTTTTAGCCAATTTTGCGGCTTACTGATCCTAACCAGCCGCATGCCCAGCCTTTTTCTCGATACCGAACGGATGTCTAACCTCACCAGCGGATTAGGACAGGTTTGTCTGAACCTGGGCCTCGAACTGGTCCGGCAGCAACCGCCGGGCTGGGAGATTACGTTTCTGGTTCCCAAGGATCAGGTAGGCGTTTTTGGGCCATCGGCAAAATACATCGTAGCGAGTCGCTGGCGCCGGGTGCTGCACCCCTGGTCGTTCGATGTGTGGCATTCCCTGTACCAGGGATCCCGGTTTTTGCCGCAACGCCAGAGCAAGCTGATTTACACGATTCTGGACCTGAACTACCTGTCCATGCCCGAATACTCAGATGCACGGAAAGCCAGGCAGAAACGACGCTATCAGCACGCCATTGATCAGGCATCGGTCATAACGACCATTTCGGTCTACGTAGCCAAGGACGTAAAGAGACAGTTGAACGTCCCTCCGACGACACCCGTTGAAGCCATTTATTGCGGTGTCAATACCCCCAGCAGTCTACCAACCCAGCCTCCAACTATCAAGCCAGACAAGCCCTTTCTGTTCTTTATCGGGATGATGCAACCGTATAAAAACGTGCATACGATGTTGCCCATTCTGAAAGCGTTTCCCCAATACCGGCTGGTACTGGCCGGACCAGACAAACCCGCTTACAGCCAGCAGATTCGGGAGCAGGCGCAACAGCTGGGAGTGGCCGACCGGGTGTTGCTCGCTGGCCCGGTTGACGAAGCGACCAAATGGTGGCTCTACGCCAACTGCGACGCGCTCCTGTTTCCGTCCCGACTCGAAGGCTTTGGCATTCCGGTAGTCGAGGCCATGGCTTTTGGCAAACCGGTCTTTTCTTCCACCCTGACCAGCCTGCCCGAAGTAGGGGGCGACGAAGCATTCTATTTTTCCGATTTCGAGCCAAATACCGTGGTTGAGACGTTCCGCCACGGTATGGACACGTACCGAAACGACCCCACCATGCCAGATCGGCTGCGGGCACAGAGCCAGAAATTCAGCTGGGCCGCCGTTGCCGCCGACTACTGGAAACTGTACCAGCGTGTTTAGACTGCTCTGCCTCAGGCATTCCCTACTCACCCAACCGTTACGTTAATGTCGTTTCCTTTCCCTTCGTTGAAGACATTTTCCGTTGCTTTTTTTATCCTGTTCGTTGCTCTCCTGCTTACCTGCTACCACCGGACTGAGCACTTCGACGACGCCTGGTTTGCCGAACAGTCTTACTGGCTAGTGCGGGATGGGTGGGTTCGGTCCGAGTTGTTCCGAGGGCTGAACGGCTGGGAAGATCGGATCTATGTTTTTCACAAACTGTTTATTTACGCGGGCGCTTTGGTAATGAAGCTGTTTGGTTTCTCACTACCCGCCAGCAAGCTTCTTACGACCTTCTGTGCGCTTATCGCTGGTTACCTGATCTGGGTTTATAACCAGCGAGCGTCGAAAAAGCAGCAGTTGTTAGCTCTTATTCTGTATTTCGGTTGTGGAGCGATCATCCGGTATTTTTCAATCAACAGGCCCGAGATCATGTGTATGCTGTTCGGGCTAGGCTCTTATCTGGCGCTGGACAGACCGAACAACAAACCATCCAATGTACTACTCGCGGGTTGCCTGGCGGGTTTGGCCGCGCTGACCCACTTAAACGGTATAATTTATCTGGTTGCGGGAGCTGGTTGGTTACTGGTAAAAACGAATTGGCGAGCAGTAATCTGGTTCAGCTTATTCGGCGGCCTTACCCTAAGTATATACGGCCTCGATGCGTTGGCCGACAATCAGTTTAACGCCATGCTTGATCAGTTTGTCAACGATCCGGCAACGCAATCCAATTTTAAGCTGATTGACAAGCTGTATGTTATGCTCAACTACCACCAACTATTTTTTCATAGTCACGGAGAAGTTCCCTTGAGCGTTTTGGTGCTTTTGTGTGTGCTTATTTTCCGACGAGCGCTGTCGCTTTCCCAATCCGTACCCTTGTATTTAACGCTGCTTATTGTTGCGTTCTGGCTGTTAACCAAGAGCAACTTTGACTTTTATTACATTCTTTTCGTACCCTGGTTCGTTCTTCTGGCTTCTCAATGCTTGACCGTTTATCTGCCAGACAGCCCTGTCTGGCAGCAACGGGCCGGCACGGGTGTGCTAATCATTTACTATGGCTTTGCGCTGTTCAGCATTGGAAAAGTACTGGAAGAGAATTACACCACTCGTTACGTTCCTGCCTACAACAATACGCTGGCTCAGCACATGCCTGACCGGCAAACAAAGGTTATCGCTCCAATCAGCTTCTTTTTTGGTCAAATAGAAAACTATCGTATTCACGGATTAAGCTATTACTCTGCAAAACATGAAACAGCTTCGCTGGAAGAGTTCTTTCGGCTAGCGGCTCAGGAAAACGCCAAATATGTAGTGAGCGATGGGTACAAAACGGCCAGCTACGTAATTCCGCTTGATGTACCTGATCGGATAGGTACTTACCAGCTAATCTTCCGGGATGATATGACCAGCATCTATGAACGACAACCGTAGTCACTCAGTCCGCAGGAAACCAGCGATCGGGACAAACAAAAAGGAAGAAGGCCCTGCCGAAGAACGTTCGTGCAGGGCCTTCTTCCTTTGAGAAAACTCCCATTATGAATTTTAGAAATCGGCGTCCATAATGAACCCTTTCGGTTCTTCGGCCACTGGCTGCGCAGTCATCTGTTCAGCGCCCTGCGGCTGTTGCGCCTGTGCTTTCATGGAGCGGAATTTCGACATGACTTCACCGCGTTGATACTCACCCACGCGCTTCTCGAAGAAGTTCGTTTTACCCTGCAGCGAGATCATATCCATGAAATCAAAGGGGTTTGCTACGTTGTACAGCTTACGCAGACCCAGGGTCACCAGTAGGTGATCGGCGACGAACGCAATGTACTGTTTCATCAATTCGGCGTTCATGCCAATCAGCGATACAGGAAGCGCATCGGAAACGAACTCCTGCTCAATCTCCACCGCATTACGAATGATGTCGTAAATCTGCGATTCGGGCATTTTGTTCTTGATGTGGTCGGTATAAAGCATACACGCGAAATCACGGTGTAGCCCTTCGTCACGCGAGATCAGCTCGTTGGAGAACGTCAGCCCCGGCATCAGACCACGTTTTTTGAGCCAGAAGATCGAGCAGAACGAACCCGAGAAGAAGATACCTTCTACAGCGGCAAACGCGATCAGGCGTTCGGCGAACGTACCGTTATCAATCCAGCGCAGCGCCCATTCAGCCTTTTTCTGTACGCAGGGAATGGTGTCGATGGCGTTCAGCAACCGGTCTTTTTCTACCGGATCTTTGATGTACGTATCGATCAGCAGCGAGTAGGTTTCGGAGTGAATATTCTCCATCATCACCTGAAACCCGTAGAAGCACTTGGCTTCGGCGTACTGTACCTCCGACAGAAAGTTAACGGCCAGGTTTTCGTTGACAATCCCGTCCGATGCGGCAAAGAATGCCAGCACGTGCGAGATAAAATGCCGTTCACCATCGTTCAGACTGGCCCAGTCTTTCAGATCCTGACCGAGGTCAATTTCTTCGGCCGTCCAGAACGATGCTTCGTGCGTTTTGTAGAATTCCCAGATGTCCCAGTGCTGAATGGGAAATAACACAAAACGGCCTTTGTCTTCCTGTAGAATCGGCTCAACTACTTCATTTTGTAACATAATGTGGCTGTATAGTATACGATGAAGACCCGGTCAGCACCGGGCATGACGGGTCTGAAAGCAAGCGAAATCGAGTTAACAAATTTAGGCGTTCTGGCCGCTTATCCAAGTTGATTAATCGGCACAACCCGTTTATTACTAATGACTCATCGTTATAACATACAATCAGTCAGCCACTTAATAGAAGTACTCCGGGTTAAGTTCTTGAAATAGTTCAGCGTTTTTAACTTAATACAAAAAACTATCTGGCTACCGTAGAGACTGGTCCGCGACAGCAAATCAATGGAACAGATTGATACGTGCATACCTCGCCTGAATCTGGTCTCTTCTGTTGAAACTCCCCCCGCCCGTTTTACGTTGTTTTTAAGAATAAGCCTGTCCCAACAGCGGGCCGAACCAACGACAACGTGATCGACGAAAAAGCAACCGGACAGCAGGCCGGACTATCTGATATTGACCTGACGGGATACGAGCATATTGAAGTGCTGGGCGCCCGCGAACATAACCTGAAAGACATTGACGTCACGATCCCCCGCAATAAGCTGGTGGTCGTGACGGGGATCAGCGGCAGTGGTAAATCGTCGCTGGCGTTTGATACGATTTATGCCGAAGGACAACGGCGTTACCTGGAAAGCTTCTCAGCCTACGCCCGCTCGTTTATCGGCAACATGGAGCGTCCCGATGTAGACAAAATTAACGGCCTCAGCCCGGTTATCTCCATTGAACAGAAGACTACGTCGAAAAATCCCCGCTCGACGGTTGGCACAACGACGGAGATTTATGACTTTCTGCGGCTGCTCTACGCCCGGGCCGGTGAAGCCTTTTCATACGTAACGGGGCGTAAAATGGAGCGTCAGTCGCAGGATCAGATTATTGATACGATCCTGGAACAGTACGCTGGTCAGAAATTGACCCTACTGGCACCGGTTATCAAAGGTCGGAAAGGGCATTACCGCGAGCTGTTCGTGCAGATCGCCAAGATGGGGTACACCAAAGTGCGCGTCGACGGTACGGTCCAGGACATTGTGCCGAAGATGCAGCTCGACCGGTACAAGATTCACGATATCGAAATTGTCATTGACCGGATCGTTCCTAAGCCGGAAGATCGGTACCGATTGAGTCAGTCAGTGCAAACGGCGCTCAAACAGGGCAAAGGCGCCATGCAAATGCTCGATGGCTCCGGGGCGCTGGTGTATTTCTCGCAGAACCTGATGGATCCGGAGTCGGGAATTAGTTATGACGAGCCCTCGCCAAACTCGTTCTCGTTCAATTCGCCGTACGGTGCCTGTCCGGTTTGTAACGGGTTGGGCGTGATTGAAGAAATCACCGAAGAGTCGATCATCCCCGATAAATCACTGAGTATCAGCCGAGGGGCGATTGCCCCACTGGGTGAGTACCGCGAATTATGGATTTTCCGGGAGATCGAAGCATTGCTCAAACGCAACAAGCTCAACCTCAGCACGCCCGTTGCCAAATTCCCGGAAGCGGTGTTAAACGTACTTTTGTACGGCGCCGACGAGGAAGAAACTTCCGCGCCGAAGAAAGGCAAAGCAGAAC encodes:
- a CDS encoding alpha/beta fold hydrolase, which encodes MAKALFTFVDPKYYLFFNSTDSGKQAARLFLDRLKERTENRDKEVGLSNLQAQLHAIKVWGHESPADLSGFTLPVLVINGDHDRMVPTSNSYDLAKRLPNAQLHIYENSAHGAIFQYHDDFVKRALTFYAA
- a CDS encoding alpha/beta fold hydrolase; this encodes MTTHQSTYATVPTEFITAANGITFAYRRLGQKQTVPIIYFGHLTANLDNADPSIMDALATRHEIISFDYRGVGASSGDDAESIADMAKDGLAFIKALGYEKVDILAFSMGGFITQELMALEPTLVRKLILAGTGPRGAKASAMSSGLRTWTWPKHYLRSLTLNITCFSTRPTPVNRPRVCSWIA
- a CDS encoding SDR family oxidoreductase, translated to MKTTGNAVFISGGSAGIGLAIAKKLSAAGNKIIINGRSAERLQKALGELENAVAIQGDLSLEADRIRIARELAEQHPDVNIVVNNAGAAFMNNLSDSANNTAEKAYQEINTNYLSIVDFTSKLLPLLLIQDDAAIVNVTSIAVFRGNKYLPTYSASKAALHSYTQGLRDTFADNDKLNIYELYPPLVNTEFSAEIGGAKGIPASEVADELFLALATDQFEVPVGDAKRFHQLAESLSANSH
- a CDS encoding TetR/AcrR family transcriptional regulator, with the protein product MLTKAERTKQFILETAVPLYNTKGIAGVSIDDVLAATKLTKGCLYGHFQSKEDLSEQVIDLALRKTTDRMRQAIYNAKTAKAKVFAFLDFYKDPIQTFIPGGCPIFNTAVEADDSYPIIKQKVASLIRIGQQELTQVLEAGIQNGEFPTNLDPKAFAFKLVAAVEGGLIMCRILDSVGPMQTLIKSLKSELAQYKP
- a CDS encoding TIGR01777 family oxidoreductase; the protein is MKQTILITGGTGLIGRRLTELLQQQGYQISYLSRSTKSIPGVNVYQWDVKKGHLDPQAIMTADHIIHLAGAGVADERWTDDRKEEILNSRTQSTALLAQALAKNPHKVKSFIGSSAIGYYGSDTGDRPLNETSSGGSDFLAQVTRAWERSEDQVAALGIRTVKLRIGVVLAQDGGALPKLAQPIRLGAGAPLASGQQYISWIHLDDLCRLFIQAVEDESWQGVYNAVAPGPVTNETLTRDIAKVLRRPLILPNIPAFAIKLMFGEMATTVTGGNYVLNKRITDETSFQYQYADLNRALENLLKS
- a CDS encoding regulatory protein RecX; translation: MTDYLKDALRKAALFCAYQERTQQEVRDRLKDWGVLGDDAEEVIAELIQQNYLNEERFAKSFAGGKFRVKSWGKRKIKQHLQQRGITGYNLDQAMKEIAPDDYQTTLTELLDKKRRSLRDDNPLVIKQKLVRYALSKGYESDLIFSVLGSEESGF
- a CDS encoding glycosyltransferase family 4 protein, with protein sequence MPSLFLDTERMSNLTSGLGQVCLNLGLELVRQQPPGWEITFLVPKDQVGVFGPSAKYIVASRWRRVLHPWSFDVWHSLYQGSRFLPQRQSKLIYTILDLNYLSMPEYSDARKARQKRRYQHAIDQASVITTISVYVAKDVKRQLNVPPTTPVEAIYCGVNTPSSLPTQPPTIKPDKPFLFFIGMMQPYKNVHTMLPILKAFPQYRLVLAGPDKPAYSQQIREQAQQLGVADRVLLAGPVDEATKWWLYANCDALLFPSRLEGFGIPVVEAMAFGKPVFSSTLTSLPEVGGDEAFYFSDFEPNTVVETFRHGMDTYRNDPTMPDRLRAQSQKFSWAAVAADYWKLYQRV
- a CDS encoding ArnT family glycosyltransferase, which codes for MKTFSVAFFILFVALLLTCYHRTEHFDDAWFAEQSYWLVRDGWVRSELFRGLNGWEDRIYVFHKLFIYAGALVMKLFGFSLPASKLLTTFCALIAGYLIWVYNQRASKKQQLLALILYFGCGAIIRYFSINRPEIMCMLFGLGSYLALDRPNNKPSNVLLAGCLAGLAALTHLNGIIYLVAGAGWLLVKTNWRAVIWFSLFGGLTLSIYGLDALADNQFNAMLDQFVNDPATQSNFKLIDKLYVMLNYHQLFFHSHGEVPLSVLVLLCVLIFRRALSLSQSVPLYLTLLIVAFWLLTKSNFDFYYILFVPWFVLLASQCLTVYLPDSPVWQQRAGTGVLIIYYGFALFSIGKVLEENYTTRYVPAYNNTLAQHMPDRQTKVIAPISFFFGQIENYRIHGLSYYSAKHETASLEEFFRLAAQENAKYVVSDGYKTASYVIPLDVPDRIGTYQLIFRDDMTSIYERQP
- a CDS encoding ribonucleotide-diphosphate reductase subunit beta, which translates into the protein MLQNEVVEPILQEDKGRFVLFPIQHWDIWEFYKTHEASFWTAEEIDLGQDLKDWASLNDGERHFISHVLAFFAASDGIVNENLAVNFLSEVQYAEAKCFYGFQVMMENIHSETYSLLIDTYIKDPVEKDRLLNAIDTIPCVQKKAEWALRWIDNGTFAERLIAFAAVEGIFFSGSFCSIFWLKKRGLMPGLTFSNELISRDEGLHRDFACMLYTDHIKNKMPESQIYDIIRNAVEIEQEFVSDALPVSLIGMNAELMKQYIAFVADHLLVTLGLRKLYNVANPFDFMDMISLQGKTNFFEKRVGEYQRGEVMSKFRSMKAQAQQPQGAEQMTAQPVAEEPKGFIMDADF